gccggctcgttccactcactagaggcagcaagagtgcgaaactcaatagaataatccgttatggaccgttcaccttggcatagggaagccagggccctagaagcctccctaccaaaaactgaacggtcaaaaacccgaatcatctcctctttaaagttctggtacttgttagagcaatcagcccttgcctcccagatagctgtgccccattctcgagcccggccagtaaggagtgaaatgacgtaagcaacccgagctctctctctagagtatgtgttgggttggagagagaacacaatctcacactgcgtgagaaaggagcggcactcagtgggctgcccggagtagcaaggtgggttattaaccccatgttctggaggctcggcaggccaggaagtaacaggtggcacgagacgaagactctggaactgtccagagaggtcggaaacctgagcggccaggttctccacggcatggcgagcagcagacaattcctgctcgtgtctgccgagcatggctccttggatctcgacggcagtgtaacgagcgtctgaagtcgctgggtccattccttggtcggttccttctgtcatgcggatgaaagaggacccaaaagcgacttggcgaaaacagagtctttaatccagtaaagtaaatacaatcaaaaaacacaactttcactcgaaatgacgaggacaaactggagactcgatcttgaacagcaggtgaacagcaggttgcctcgggaaggcacttgaaccagacagactcagacacctgctcaccacgcagcatctgaggaaaacacgacactacagggcgatacacaaacacagcacggtgaattctagacaaggaaccgacagggcagaaacgaataacaaggagagaaatagggactctaatcagggaaaaggatcgggaacaggtgtgggaagactaaatgattgattaggggaataggaacagctgggagcaggaacggaacgatagagagaagagagagcgggagagtgagagagggagggggagagagagggatagaaagagggaaagaacctattaagaccagcagagggaaacgaatagaaggaagcacagggacaagacaagataataaatgacaaaacatgacaagaaatagggactctaatcagagggcaagatacggaacaggtgtgaaaagattagatgattgagtaggggaataggaacagctgggagcagggacggaacgatagagagaagagagagagggagggagagagaaaaaagggaacgaacctaataagaccagcagggggaaaacgaacagaagggaaagcaaaatgacaagacaatataagacaaaacatgacagtacccccccactcaccgagcgcctcctggcgcactcgaggaggaatcctggcggcaacggaggaaatcatcaatcagcgaacggtccagcacgtcccgagatggaacccaactcctctcctcaggaccgtaacactcccaatccactaagtattggtgaccccgtccccgagaacgcatgtccatgatcctacgtaccttgtaaataggtgcgctctcgacaaggacggggggagggaagacgaacgggggtgcgaagaaagggcttgacacaggagacatggaagacaggatggacgcgacgaagatgtcgcggaagaagcagtcgcacagcgacaggattgacgacctgggagacacggaacggaacaatgaaccgcggagtcaacttacgagaagctgtcgtaaggggaaggttacgagtggaaagccacactctctggccgcaacaatacctaggactcttaatcctacgtttattggcggctctcacagtctgtgccctgtaacggcaaagtgcagacctcaccctcctccaggtgcgctcacaacgttggacaaacgcttgagcggagggaacgctggactcggcaagctgggatgagaacagaggaggctggtaacccagactactctgaaacggagataacccggtagcagacgaaggaagcgagttgtgagcgtattctgcccaggggagctgttctgcccaagacgcagggtttctaaaagaaaggctgcgtagtatgcgaccaatcgtctgattggccctttctgcttgaccgttagactggggatgaaacccggaagagagactgacggacgcaccaatcaaacgacagaactccctccaaaactgtgacgtgaattgcggacctctgtctgaaacggcgtctaacgggaggccatgaattctgaacacattctcgatgatgatttgtgccgtctccttagcggaaggaagcttagcgaggggaatgaaatgtgccgccttagagaacctatcgacaaccgtaagaatcacagtcttccccgcagacaaaggcagaccggtaatgaagtctaaggcgatgtgagaccatggtcgagaaggaatgggaagcggtctgagacgaccggcaggaggagagttacctgacttagtctgcgcgcagtccgaacaagcagccacgaaacggcgcgtgtcacgctcctgagtaggccaccaaaagcgctggcgaatagaagaaagagtacctcgaacgacgggatgaccagctaacttggcagagtgagcccactgaagaacagccagacgagtagaaacaggaacgaaaagaaggttactaggacaagcgcgcggtgacgcagtgtgcgtgagtgcttgcttaacctatctttcaattccccagactgtcaacccgacaacacgcccataaggaagaatcccctcgggatcagtagaagccacagaagaactaaagagacgagataaggcatcaggcttggtgttcttactacccggacggtaagaaatcacaaactcgaaacgagcgaaaaacaacgcccaacgagcttgacgtgcattaagtcgtttggcagaacggatgtactcaaggttcttatggtctgtccaaacgacaaaaggaacggtcgccccctccaaccactgtcgccattcgcctagggctaagcggatggcgagcagttcgcggttacccacatcatagttgcgttccgatggcgacaggcgatgagaaaaataagcgcaaggatgaaccttatcgtcagactggaagcgctgggatagaatggctcccacgcctacctctgaagcgtcaacctcgacaatgaattgtttagtgacgtcaggagtaacgaggataggagcggacgtaaaacgttctttgagaagatcaaaagctccctgggcggaaccggaccacttaaaacacgtcttgacagaagtaagagctgtgagaggggcagcaacttgaccgaaattacgaatgaaacgccgatagaaattagcgaaacctagaaagcgctgcaactcgacacgtgaccttggaacgggccaatcactgacagcttggaccttagcgggatccatctgaatgccttcagcggaaataacagaaccgagaaaagtgacggaggagacatgaaaagagcacttctcagccttcacatagagacaattctctaaaaggcgctggagtacacgtcgaacgtgctgaacatgaatctcgagtgacggtgaaaaaatcaggatatcgtcaaggtagacaaaaacaaagatgttcagcatgtctctcagaacatcattaactaatgcctgaaaaacagctggcgcattggcgagaccaaacggcagaacccggtactcaaaatgccctaacggagtgttaaacgccgttttccactcgtccccctctctgatgcgcacgagatggtaagcgttacgaaggtccaacttagtaaagaacctggctccctgcagaatctcgaaggctgatgacataaggggaagcggataacgattcttaaccgttatgtcattcagccctcgataatccacgcaggggtgcagagtaccgtccttcttcttaacaaaaaaaccccgcccggcaggggaggaagaaggcactacggtgccggcatcaagagacacagacaaataatcctcgagagccttacgttcgggagccgacagagagtatagtctaccccgaggaggactggtccccggaaggagatcaatactacaatcatacgaccggtgaggaggaagggagttggctctggaccgactgaagaccgtgcgcagatcatgatattcctccggcactcctgtcaaatcgccaggttcctcctgagaagtggggacagaagaaacgggagggatagcagacattaaacacttcacatgacaagaaacgttccaggataggatagaattactagaccaattaatagaaggattatgacatactagccagggatgacccaaaacaacaggtgtaaaaggtgaacgaaaaatcaaaaaggaaatagtctcactgtggttaccagatactgtgagggttaaaggtagtgtctcatatctgatactggggagatgactaccatctaaggcgaacatgggcgtaggcttccctaactgtctgagaggaatgtcatgtttccgagcccatgcttcgtccataaaacaaccctcagccccagagtctatcaaggcactgcatgtagcacccgaaccggtccagcgtagatggatcgacatagtagtacaggatcttgatggagagacctgagtagtagcgctcaccagtagccctccgcttactgatgagctctggcttttactggacatgaattgacaaaatgtccagcaagtccgcaatagaagcacaggcggttggtgatcctccgttccctctccttagtcgagatgtgaatacctcccagctgcatgggctcagtctctgagccagaggagggagatggttgcgatgcggagcggggaaacaccgttaacgcgagctctcgtccacgagcttggtgacgaagatctacccgtcgttctatgcggatggcaagagcaatcaaagagtccacactggaaggaacctcccaggagataatctcatctttaacctctgcgtggagtccctccagaaaacgagcgagcagcgccggctcgttccagtcactagaggcagcaagagtgcaaaactctatagagtaatccgttatggatcgatcaccttgacatagggaagccagggccctagaagcctccctaccaaaaactgaacgatcaaaaacccgaatcatctcctctttaaagttcaggtaattgttagaacaatcagcccttgcctcccagatagctgtgccccactctcgagcccggccagtaaggagtgatatgacgtaagcaacccgagctctctctctagagtatgtgttgggttggagagagaacacaatatcacactgggtgagaaaggagcggcactccgtgggctgcccggagtaacaaggtgggttattaaccctaggttccggaggctcggcagaccaggaagtagcaggtggcacgagacgaagactctggaactgtccagagaggtcggaaacctgagcggccaggttctccacggcatgacgagcagcagacaattcctgctcgtgtctgccgagcatggctccttggatctcgacggcagtgttacgagcatctgtagtcgctgggtccattcttggtcggatccttctgttatgcaggtgaatgaggacccaaaagcgacttggcgaaaacagagtctttattccagtaaaggaaataggcaatactcctagacaaatcagagcagaaaacaaaacataaaaactaattccactcgtagtgacgaggacagactggagactcgaccataaactgtaggttgcctcgggaaggcaccgaccgtagcagactcagacacctgctcacacgcagcatctgagggaaacaagacacgacagggcgagacaaagacacagcacggcgaacaatatacaaggatccgacaggacagaaacggaagacaaggggagaaatagggactctaatcagagggcaagatacggaacaggtgtgaaaagattagatgattgagtaggggaataggaacagctgggagcagggacggaacgatagagagaagagagagagggagggagagagaaaaaagggaacgaacctaataagaccagcagggggaaaacgaacagaagggaaagcaaaatgacaagacaatataagacaaaacatgacaaatcttccctccattcctgagggcacacactttctagtaggcttaaattgaagatgtggcattgagatgtttctacaacttgattggagttggacatgatttggaaaggcacacacctgtctattgcatgtcagagcaaaaaccaagccatgaggtcgaagaaattgtctgtagagctccaagacaggattatgttgaggcacagatctggggaagtgtaccaaaacatgtctgcagcattgaaggtccccaagaacatagtggcatccatcattcttaaatggaagaagtttggaaccaccaagagtcttcctagagctggccacccggccaaactgagcaatcgggggagaagggccttgtcagggaggtgaccaagaacctgatgatcactctgacagaactctagagttcctctatggagatgggagaaccttccagaaggacaaccatctctccagcactccaccaattaggcatttatggtagagttgccagatggaagccactcctcagtaaaaggcacatgacagcctgcttggagtttgccaaaaggcacctaaaggactcctagtcaggatcgagggacagatgaacagagcaaagtacagagagatccttgatgaaaacctgctccagagcgctcaggacttaaGACTGGGGGCGAAGAGTCACCTTCCAaccggacaatgaccctaagcacactgccaagacagTGCCAAAAAAGtcatactttccgaatgcactgtatttcctTTTCAAGTCAAGTAGAAGTTTAGTGTGGTCCTCAGTAAGGAAAAGGCAACAGCAACCCTCACATATAAGCCTACCTCaccttctggtccttctgtagctcagttggtagagcatggcgcttgtaatgccagggtagtgggttcgatccccgggaccacccatacgtagaatgtatgcacacatgactgtaagtcgctttggataaaagcgtctgctaaatggcatatattattattattattcttgtgATCGCTTTTGATCCCCTGATTGACAGCAGCAATATGTTAGGGGTTTTAGTAGACGGAGGTCAGGATCAATCTTCAGACTGACGGGAGTTGGGTGGGGGGATGAGGAGTGTATGGGCGGAAACCATAGACCATAGGCAGCATCTCTGTCAAACTACACAATCTCAGAGATGACTACCTCTATCTTCTCTGGgatgtcacacatacacacacagctgcagtgatcgTGCTGGTATCAGAAGAGATGCCTGCACTTAGAGAGATGAATGGGCTGGTTAACCTCAAacgctctgagagagagagagagagagagagagagagagagagagagagagagagagagagagagagagagagagagagacagagacagagacagagacagagacagagacagagacagagactgagactgagactgagactgagactgagactgagaaatattaagagagacagaggaagagagagagagagaaagaggggatatGCTACCTCTTAGCCCAGAACAGTGCAAATCAAAGCTCCCCCAGAGCTATTTGGCGCACCAGGCTATGAGACAAATGAAAATCGATTACATCAGTATATCACTGTGATTATCGAGTACATTTACTCCATATGTAATGGCACCAAATGGCTTATGAATATTATAAACGAATCCACTATTTAACTTGATTGGTATGAATAACCTAACACTGAGCATTTGTCTGGAGGCAGGTGTTTTCAGTGCTGCCAGCCTGCCAGGAAGATTGAATCTCCTCCTGCAGTAGACAGTATATGGAAAGTCTATGGTCAACTCTCTTTTGGGAAATTAGGAAAGGTTGCTCTGACACATCAGCAGATGATTGTTTTAAAGAGCATGCGTTTATGAGACTTAGAACCTATAGCTGTCATTGCCTGGTCCTATCATGTGGTCAGGAAATCTTTAGGACCCTAGGACCATAAGTAAGGTTTTGTTTACTTACAAATATGACAAAGTGCTTACTGTATAATTACTTATTAGATCATGTTGTTTCCCCACAGGGTGTTTGACTACCAGCGTGTCCCAGCCTCCATGATGCCAGCCCCAGTGGAGCCCAGCCCTATGAAACACTCCCAtggcccctcttcctcctccggaCTACACCGCTCCAGAGACAGAATACAGGGCAAGAGGAGTGCCCAGCGCACCGGCTCTTCCAGCAACAGGGCAAAGTGTAAAGGACCCCACACACTGtaacaaacacactcacaacaGACTCTTTCCAATGTTAGCCCACGCACAcctgcactcacacacactcaccacacacagacacactcgtTAAAAAAACTCATTACAGGGTGAATGTCATCTGTGTATATGCACTTAGCGTTTTATctcgaatgtgtgtgtgtatatcggCTACTTTGCACTGactatgtgtgtttgtatgtgcgtgCCTATGAATCCACTtgggagtgtgtgtatattgAATGCCTGAGTGTTCCTCCTAGTGTAATGCCATGTCTGCATGGGGGGAAGCAGCCCTGGGAGCCCCAGGGCACAGTCAGAAGCACCAGATGGTCTCTTCATTAAAAGCCTTTTGACTGCAGGGCCCCTCTCCTTCCACTACCCAGCCTATCAACATGCTGCAATTATACCAAGTTAATAGTGCATAACAAATAAGAATTGTTTATACTAGTTTATTACAAGCCTTAATAGTTTTTACTGCCAGCCCATCATAGGGGAATTAGATTGTCTTTGTAGCTGCAGAGGTCAAACAGCTTTTAATAGTAAAGAGTTTCAGGGTTGTTTTCTCAGAGCTGGGGTTGTGATATGAATTTCCCATTAAAGACCATAGGCTAGTGGAGAGGAGATGTTAAGGCCCTGGGAGTGAGGGTGCTTCCACTACACTAAGTGATGGTGGCATGCATGGGAAAGACAAAGTGAGTATGTGTATGTGAGTACAGTACAACACTATGAACTATTACAGGCCTCTCTAGGCCAAATCCTATTTTAAGACCTGCACTCACAACTTGGACTTTCGTGCAAATCATACATCAATGTTAATGGGAGATTTATGTCATTTTCTCTCAAAAGAGGATTATTTCTTAAATCTAaatttctctctttcctttctccctccatttctctctccctctctctccctctacagtgaagctggcagagctgttggccataAAGAGTGAGTTGACTCTGATCAAGGTGCAAATTGATGGACTGCTGGACAGTGTGGAAAAGATGGACAGACGGAGAAAAGATCACTCAGGTAGAAGGGTTGGAGCCTGGACTGGAGAATTTATTTCATATTATAAACTTGATGTTTCGAGCCCTGAAtaatgattggctgacagccgtggtttatcagaccgtataccatggtatgacaaaacatttatttttactgctctaattacattggtaacccgtttataatagcaataaggcacatcaggggtttgtgatatatggccaatatagcacggctaagggctgtatccaggcactcctgGCTGCGTCGTGAATAAGAACAGCcctattggccatataccacaacccatCGTTCCTTATTGCTTAACTATCTCGTCATTAGGAGCTTAACTTACAGAATTTCCCCTGCTAACATTACATTGTTTTGTAATCCTCTTCAGAGTCTATGATAATGAGAGATAACACGTGGAGGGGAAAATGACTATTCATTGATTAAAGTAAAGAACTACTTAACATGGCCAAAATTATGTGgacgttgaacatctcattccaaaatcatgggcattattatggagttggtccccctctgCTGGtattacagcctccactcttctgggagggctttccaatagatgttggaactgctgggacttgcttccattcagccacaagggcATTAGTGCGGTTGGGCACGgacgttgggcgattaggcctggctcgcagtcggcattccaattaatcGAAAAAAGGTGTTCAGTGGGGTGGGGTGTAGGTCAGGGCTATGGGCAGTCGAGTCAAGTTCTTccagacaaaccatttctgtatggacctcgttttTGTCACGCTAAACTGTTGCATCAAAGCACAGACTtgactagaatgtcattgtatactgtaaCATTaccatttcccttcactggaattaaggggcctagccctaaccatgaaaaacagccctagaccattattcctcctccaccaagctttacagttggaactatgcattcgggcaggtagcccAGATTCGTTCATCGGATTGCCAGATGaggaagcgtgattcatcactccagacaatgcgtttccactgcttcagagtccaatggcggcgagctttacacccctcGAGCTGACAATTGGCAAtgcgcatggtgattttaggcttatgtgcggctgctcggcaatggaaccccatttcatgaagcccccgacaaacagttattgtgctgatgttgcttccagaggcagtttggaactcagtagtgagtgttgcaaccgaggacagacaatttttaaaaaatatgtgcttcagcactcagtggtcccattctgtgagcttgtgtggcctaccactttggggctgttgttgctcctagatgtttccacttcacaataacagcacttccagttgcccagggcagctctagctgaCATGTTTGTAAAGGTGGTGGCCTTTGATGgggccatgttgaaagtcactaagcgCTTCCGTACATTCCATTCTACTGCCACTGTTTGTCTATGgacattgcatggctgtgtgtaagattttatacacctgtcagcaaccgaTGTGATTGAAATAagcaaatccactaatttgaaggggtgtccacatatttttgtcCATGTAGTGTATTGTCATCCGATTATTGTGGGCCCATTATGACTACTATCTATTATCATTTGGGGCATCTTGCATCAGTGAGCACTGCATCAacagaaaatgtaaaaaatgtgcaATGCCTAGAAGGTAACTGTCGGCAGGCTTTGTTGTGCACAGGACTGGGACGTTGGCTACCGCTGACAAAGAAAGCAGTTCAAAAACACAGTTAAAGCAAAATTCTATGGACTATATTCCACAGAGAGTTACACTGAAAACTATCATGCTCAACAATTGTGAAAacaactgtgtgcgtgtgtctggtcCAGATTCACCACTGACCGGGGAGGGCAGTGTGTCGGACTCAGTGAGCAGTCTGGACGACTCCCCTGTCAGCCTtcaccacagacagagagagagcccagagCCAGGAGAGGCCAGCGATGATTACCACCAGCACCACTACAGGGTAAACACAAAACTCTTCCTCCTCCTACTGGTGATTGCTCATTCCTGCACCTCAGCAATGTTATATTACTGTTTGGTTCGTGAGTGAACGTTTTACATTATCATAGATTTTCATTATTTGTTCTGAAAGTGCATATCTTCCACATGTTGTGGAATGGGCATGCAGATCACTGTAGCATTGGCTGTCACAGTTGCAATAGTtctggaaaagtgtgtgtgtgtgtgtgtgtgtgtgtgtgtgtgtgtgtgtgtgtgtgtgtgtgtgcgtgcgtgcgtgcgtgcgtgcgtgcgtgcgtgcgtgcgtgcgtgcgtgcgtgcgtgcgtgtgcgtgtgtgcgtgccatAGAACAAAGAGAGTGAGATATGGGGAGATGATAATTGATTAACTATTGTTCTCAGATTTTGGGACTCGTACATACATTACATTCTTTGCGCCCATCTCTTCAAAAGAAAAGTAATTATCTACAATTACAGCCAAGTGTCTCCCTACCTGGCTGACACAATAAGTGTTCTGCCTCCGTACCACTGTTCATTATCTATACCAGGCTGTGTGGGCTGAGCGGTAGGTGTGTTCACCAGGCAGGGGAGCCATTGTTTCTCTGACAGttgagggggaaagggggaggaagatGGAAGGAATGAATAGAGACAAGTGTTTACCAGTCAACCACAATACAGTATCCCAAATCTGTCCTAATGGCAAGGAGTAATAACACTTCCTAGGATTGCCAGGGAGTGTCACTCATCCCTCCTAAACTTGGTTAAACAGATGCACAGATAGAGAGTTACAGTCACAGTGAAATCTGGTAACTGTCAGATAAATGTTTTTGTGATCTGTGAATGTGATGGTTTCTGTGATGGTGAGCAAATGTATCATAGTGTGTTTCACGTCAGCATATAAAGTCTCACTCGCTCTTGTGATTTCTCAGATACATAACCATCATTCTGATCTGGAAGATAACATGTGAGGAGATCAGGTATACATGGCTAATAAAGGTGATCTGTCAGGATTATAGCACTCAACATGATTGTTTGCATGTGGATTCTGTTACATTTCAGTGTGTAATTACATGTTAATAAGAGTGTTAGTAAGTATTGGTTCATTCTCAACTATCATTATCACTTTTACTCTCTCCAGACTCAATGAACCCAATGACAGCAGCACAGCGACATGGAGAGGGATTCAAGTGAAGAGGAGTGATCATCTCTGATCACAGTCAACATGGACAGAACCCTCAAATACACTGTACCTTACAAAGTTGGATATTCAGTGAATCTTTTCTTTTGATGAGTAAGAAATATTTCCCTGGTTACCCTCAGTTCCTTTCCCACAGTAAGCTTCTGTCCACCTTTGTGTCTCCAGCTCCCCTTTGTAACAGGTTCCTACAGACTTATGGACTCAACAAAATATGGCAGCTTTAAAAAGAAATGTGTAGTCTCTTGAAGAATGGGTCTGACAACTGATAtgcatcacacagacagacacacccacatttatacaactacagttgaagtttgaagtttacatacacttaggttggagtcattaaacttgtttttcaaccacttcacaaatttcttgttaacaaactatagttttggcaagtcagttaggacatctactttgtgcatgacacaagtaattgtttccaacaattatttacaaacatattatttcacttataattcactgtatcacaattccagtggatcagaagt
This sequence is a window from Oncorhynchus gorbuscha isolate QuinsamMale2020 ecotype Even-year linkage group LG01, OgorEven_v1.0, whole genome shotgun sequence. Protein-coding genes within it:
- the LOC124009412 gene encoding RNA-binding Raly-like protein; translated protein: MTGELRPRRPKAGTKRASSEAFGSDYDLEYDSYPDDLYNRVFDYQRVPASMMPAPVEPSPMKHSHGPSSSSGLHRSRDRIQGKRSAQRTGSSSNRAKLKLAELLAIKSELTLIKVQIDGLLDSVEKMDRRRKDHSDSPLTGEGSVSDSVSSLDDSPVSLHHRQRESPEPGEASDDYHQHHYRIHNHHSDLEDNM